DNA from Syntrophorhabdaceae bacterium:
ACCCTTTATATCCTTTTCTCCTTTCTTGAAAAGAAACTCGTCGGCATCTATTGCAAAGACCCAGTCTGCATTTATTGAGGCATAAACTTCATCTACTTTTGCCTGTTTTAATGTCCAGTCAAGCCCATCAGGAGGATATATCATCTCGTGAATGACCACCCTTTTATCTTTGGCAAGGATTTCTCTGGTTCTATCATTCGTTGCTGTATCAAGGATAATGTGTATCTCGTCCACATAATCATAGTGTTTAAGGAATAAGGGCGCCAGAAGTTCTTCATTATACCAGGCAGATACAATGGCTAATTTAATACCATGCTTGCTTTCATTGACATAGGCAGGCCCTTCATATCCTCTATCCTGTCTGTTATGCCACGGTTCCCAGCCATTTAGATTTTTCTTTATCTCTCCCAGCGTAAGCCTATCTTTTACAATCCTCATGTTTTCAATATTTCTAAGGTTGTGTTTTTTAAATTTTTCATATAATCCATAAGAGATGAGTTCTTCTCCATCTGAAAGCTTCTGGCCTGGATATGGGAGACACATGCCGCAAAGATGACAATACCTTTCCATCTGGTCTGAATAGTCATCTCTCTTCCACCAACCAGGCTCAACAGGCCATCCACCCTCCATATCAAAGGCAGTATCAAGCCCAAGAGCACAATCACAGAAAAAGGCACCTTTCTTTCCTATAATCGGCGACCACATCTTGTTACACCAGCAGTTCTCTATCAAGGTTTTCATGGTAGCCTCATCAGGTGCCATATCACCTACTGCCAGGAGAAGAGGATGATGCAAACAAACTTCTTTCTGTTCTTTTGTATGAAGATTTATATAAACCTCGCTGAATGTGTGGTCTATTATGTCTTTATACTGTGTTAATTTTTTTTCATGAGATGTAAAGATTATAGCTTTTTCTTTTGGTATCATATCTCTTGCGATTTCACATAGTCTTGGGAAATCTGGATAATTCAAAGGCTCTCCACCAGTAAAACCTATCTTTCCAGGCCATCCTTCTAAAGATTTGATGGCATTTATTATCTCTTCTTCAGTCATCTGCATAATCTGATCTTTTCTTAAATGCCGTATATGCTTTGGGCAATAAATACAGTTATGTCCGCACACATTATTGACATCTATCATTACAGACCATTTCTGCCAGATCTTAATCATCTTCCATCCCCTTTCATAATAGGTAGCCCTCAAGTTCAT
Protein-coding regions in this window:
- a CDS encoding tetratricopeptide repeat protein — its product is MIKIWQKWSVMIDVNNVCGHNCIYCPKHIRHLRKDQIMQMTEEEIINAIKSLEGWPGKIGFTGGEPLNYPDFPRLCEIARDMIPKEKAIIFTSHEKKLTQYKDIIDHTFSEVYINLHTKEQKEVCLHHPLLLAVGDMAPDEATMKTLIENCWCNKMWSPIIGKKGAFFCDCALGLDTAFDMEGGWPVEPGWWKRDDYSDQMERYCHLCGMCLPYPGQKLSDGEELISYGLYEKFKKHNLRNIENMRIVKDRLTLGEIKKNLNGWEPWHNRQDRGYEGPAYVNESKHGIKLAIVSAWYNEELLAPLFLKHYDYVDEIHIILDTATNDRTREILAKDKRVVIHEMIYPPDGLDWTLKQAKVDEVYASINADWVFAIDADEFLFKKGEKDIKGFLARQTGEIMWAKLWQVYRHETDKDIDYTKPPVPQRRHGIPMEPETIPYYSPDKTYLKPIIVKGGRKPVWDCGCHVYSGSLIECGDLMDGAHWHMADPVIAVRRRLQTKARQGKKNLQLGFGIQNHFVTRDSILYECWLHRMDPVVIYTGFEDEEQDIISGLTPIERWRNFTYFGMEDNLQGIDRLFEAYKNMDTERFITEAYKLFPEQAIYINRIAEHLISQGKYDNALKLLVDGLKYNPNYGEIWCNLGYIYYVMGKYEEAEKYTEQALEIESDNETYKENLEMIIKAANKAQGHESKEFNDKSCLTD